In Rosa chinensis cultivar Old Blush chromosome 1, RchiOBHm-V2, whole genome shotgun sequence, a genomic segment contains:
- the LOC112201765 gene encoding uncharacterized protein LOC112201765 codes for MVDGLTPEDKVEARRLQLRSAKYTILNRKLYKRAYCFANLKCVTEKEGHKILKDIHGGVCGNHVGARSLAHKALRAGYFWPTMATVAKSVSNSCHKCQMYSNISRAPPSSYPYFLLVGLSADGEWTSMD; via the exons ATGGTTGACGGTCTCACACCAGAGGATAAGGTGGAAGCAAGAAGGCTACAGCTAAGGTCTGCCAAGTACACTATCTTGAATAGGAAGTTGTACAAGAGGGCCTATTGCTTCGCCAATCTGAAATGTGTAACTGAGAAGGAAGGCCACAAAATCCTGAAAGATATTCACGGTGGCGTTTGCGGTAACCACGTAGGGGCAAGGTCTTTGGCACATAAAGCCCTTAGGGCTGGGTACTTTTGGCCTACCATGGCCACGGTGGCAAAGTCAGTCTCCAACTCCTGCCACAAGTGTCAGATGTATTCCAACATATCCCGAGCACCCCCATCGTCGTATCCATACTTCTTGCTCGTTGGCCTTTCTGCTGATGGGGAATGGACCTCAATG gaTTAG